One genomic window of Motacilla alba alba isolate MOTALB_02 chromosome 1, Motacilla_alba_V1.0_pri, whole genome shotgun sequence includes the following:
- the DNAJC28 gene encoding dnaJ homolog subfamily C member 28, with translation MLSTNMGHCVLGRGAMIPRKLKPFLCRMLSGYKPKNDVKDSYKILELEEDCSLDDVRNSYHNLAKKYHPDSSSGMADSKAFIKVEEAYRVVLSDLAAKQKSDPGEEEEDQFKSKSLQHRHYLSFEGVGIGTPSQREKQYMQFRVDRATEQVLEYRQQRLESRYAGSDLSRAQDVRQSKKVKITQAVERLVEDLIQESMAKGDFDNLSGKGKPLQKFSHSPHIDPMTHNLNRILIDNGYQPEWILLQKEIRETIERLRKSIVASRRKLGEPMTLSEQKQWGRICEQFAEDIRKLNKRVDNFNLVVPILSRQMVHFSTDKEILRARKTYEAVVEKVSDSDRKENGGEESKRFGWKSSLLKWLKLAPK, from the coding sequence ATGCTGAGCACCAACATGGGACACTGTGTCCTGGGACGGGGAGCCATGATTCCAAGGAAGCTGAAGCCGTTCCTCTGCAGGATGTTGTCGGGTTACAAACCCAAAAACGATGTCAAGGACTCTTACAAaatcctggagctggaggaagaCTGCTCCCTCGACGACGTCCGAAACTCCTATCACAACCTTGCCAAAAAATACCACCCGGACAGCAGCTCCGGCATGGCCGATTCCAAGGCCTTCATAAAGGTGGAGGAGGCCTACAGGGTCGTGCTCAGCGACCTGGCGGCCAAACAGAAATCGGACCCTggcgaggaggaggaagacCAGTTCAAATCCAagtccctgcagcacaggcactaCCTGAGCTTCGAGGGCGTGGGCATCGGCACGCCGAGCCAGCGGGAGAAGCAGTACATGCAGTTCCGCGTGGACCGCGCCACCGAGCAGGTGCTGGAGTACCGGCAGCAGCGGCTGGAGAGCCGCTACGCCGGCAGCGACCTCAGCAGGGCCCAGGACGTGCGGCAGAGCAAGAAGGTGAAGATCACTCAGGCCGTGGAGCGGCTGGTGGAGGACCTCATCCAGGAATCCATGGCCAAGGGAGACTTCGACAACCTCAGCGGCAAAGGGAAGCCTCTGCAGAAGTTCTCGCACAGCCCCCACATCGACCCCATGACCCACAACCTGAACAGGATCCTCATCGACAACGGCTACCAGCCCGAGTGGATCCTGCTGCAGAAGGAGATCCGGGAGACCATCGAGCGCCTGAGGAAGAGCATCGTGGCCTCCAGGAGGAAGCTGGGGGAGCCCATGACGCTGTCGGAGCAGAAGCAGTGGGGTCGGATTTGCGAGCAGTTCGCGGAAGACATCAGGAAGTTGAACAAGAGAGTTGACAACTTCAACCTGGTGGTGCCCATCCTGAGCAGGCAGATGGTGCATTTCAGCACCGACAAGGAAATCCTGCGAGCGCGAAAGACTTACGAGGCTGTCGTGGAAAAGGTTTCTGATTCAGACAGGAAGGAAAACGGGGGGGAAGAGAGCAAAAGGTTTGGGTGGAAGTCTTCTCTCTTGAAGTGGTTAAAACTTGCACCGAAATAA